The genomic interval CTTGACCTCGTACTTCAGCCGGATCTCGTCGTCGACGACGATCCGGTGGTCCTTGAACTTGTCCAGCGTCAGATCGTCGTCGACGACCACGGTGACGAGTTCCCCCGTCTTATTGTCCTTGAGCGTCGCCGTCGCCGTCGTGGCGTCCGGCCCCGCGATGTCGATCTTCGTGATGACGCCGACCAGTTTGATGTCCTCCGCGGACACCGCACCGGGGGAAAGGAACCCCGCCGCAGCAACCGCCACGACGAAAAGCATGGATGCGACCAGAAACCGTTTCATGGATCTCTCCCTCTTCGGGGGATCAGCGGGGGGGGGTACCCCCCCCCGTCTCCCTCGTGTCCTAGAATTTCACTTCCAGCGTGGCGTACAGGTCTTTCGCGCTCTTCATCGGCGTCAGCATCTGGGGGTTGAACGCGACATCGGAGATCGCGACCGGGGCGCCCACCCAGTTGTTGGAGCCGGTGTAATCGAAGTCGTAGTACTGATATCCGATTCGGAGGAACGACTTCGCACGATAGGAGGCGATCGGGAGCCCGGGGAGTTCCTGGATCAGGTAGACTTCGTACACGTTGCCGCGGGTCCCCAGCTTGCTCGTCCACATGTCGTCGGCCGCCGGGATGAACGAGATCCAGTTCTTCGAACCGTGGTTGTACTCGAGCCCGATCTTGGTTTTCGATGGGAGGTCGTAGCGCGCTCCCAGGTAGATCGCGTTGCCGGTAGTGGACTTCTTCACGCCCGTGTACATCAGCCCGATATTGGACAACGGAATACCGTTGAACGTCGGGTGGTTGTCGTTCGGGTGGGTCTTGTCCAACGCGCCGGAGGCGAACACGTTGAGGGTGCCCGGCCCCACTTTCTTCAACGTGCTCATCACGACGACCCCGAACTGGTCGATGTCGCCCAGGTTCGTGGACGGGCGCAGGCTTCCCAGCGTCGATTCCTGGATGACCGGGAAGTCGATGATGTTCTCCGCATGGTTGGCCTGGAGGTAGATGGTCAGGGGGTCCGTGTCGTACGGAACCGCGATGAACCCGAACATGTCCATGTTCTTCACGTCGCCGGACGAGTCGAAGTGGAAGCCGCGCTGGAAGCCTCGGCCGTAGCAGAATTTCGCGTAGGCGCCGGGCAGCGCCTCGATGTCGGGCGCGTAGCCGAGCGTCAGGCCGTCGTAGGCGTAGTCGACGAGAAGGCCGTCAACGCCGCCCACGCCGGGCTTCTCGTTGTTCTGCCGGAAGTGGGTGGGAATTCCGCCGGTGGAGGGGCGGCGGCCGATGGAGAACCAGATCGGCTGGCCGAGGATGTTGTTGATCGTCATGTACACCTGGTCGACGGCGACCTTCCCGTCGGACGGCACGTGCCCCAGCGTGCCGTCGAACACGCCGATGCGGTCCGCGAAGAAATCGCCCCTCGACGCGTCGTTCGCCTGGGAGCCGAACTCCTTGTACATCAGCAACCGGCTGTGGAAGGTCACGTCCTTCATGACTTTTGCCGTGAGGTTCAGGCCGAGGCGGTTGGTGTAGAGCGTTTCGTTCTTCACCGTGGCGCCGGGAGTGATCGCCGGGCTTCCCACCATGCCGCCCATGGCCCAGGCCATGTAGTCGGCGAAGCTCAGATAGCTTGGTACCTTCCCGGACAGGGAGTCGACCCGGAACCGGTAGTCGCCCCCGATCGTCAACCAGTCGGAGATCGACTTCTTCCCTTCCTTCGACCGGGCCACCTGCTGCTTCAGGGCCTCCACTTCCTTCGACAGGGAGTCCACCTTCTTCTGGATCTCCTCGTCGGCCGCGCGGACTCCTTGCGGAAGGATCAGGGCCGCCAGCAGCATCGCTGCGATAAGAACCGCTTCTCTTCCTCTCATGAATCATCTCCTTTCGGGACATGGATGGGCGGAACCGGCCCTCCCACCTCGTGTGCGAACAGCGTGCCATCCCGCCAGGAATTTCCAACCATGCGAAATGCATGAGATTTTTTGCGACAGGAGGAGCGATCGGCGCGGGGCCGGTTGTTACAGGTGTTTCATGATTCCATTGTTGCGGCCAAAATATCGGGCGAAAACCAGAATACATGTTCATTTTCAGTCACTTGAAAACAGAGCACCTTTCGTTTCACGGTGTTGCCTCTGTTAAGGAATTGAAACATCCCCCACGCGTTCCTGTGGTATGCTGTCTCCATTCATTCCCGGCCCCCGGCACGGAGGACTCCATGAACCCCCAGGAACCGTTCGATTCGTTGCTCATGGAATCCGTCTCCGACGGGATGGTGGCCATCTCGCCGGAGGGGAAAATCATCTATGCGAACCGATCGTTCCTGGAACGCTCCGGGTGCCGCCTCGACGAGATCATCGGTAAGCCGTGCCGCGAAGTCGTCCACGAGTCGATCTGCGACTCCCGATGCCCTTTCGCGGAAGTCCTCGATACGGGCGTCACGGCGGACCGGTTCGACGTGGAGGTCCGTGGAAAAGGGGGCGAGGAAATGAGCGCCTGCATCAACTTCACCCCCCTGAAAGAGGGATCGGGACGGGTGATCGGCGTCGTCGAAGTGATCCGCGACATCACCAAGCTGAAGGAGCTCAAGGACAACCTGAAGAGGACGAGTTCGATGTATCAGAGGGAGCGGGTCAAGAACCGGACGATCCTCGACAACATTCCTTCCGGGGTCTACACGGTGGACCGGGAGATGAAGTTCCTCTCCTTCAACCGGTCCCTCGAAAAAATCACCGGGTACTCCGCGGAGGATGTCCTGGGGAAAAAATGCTCCGAGGTTCTGCGGTCCGATTTCTGCGAGGCCGGGTGCCCCCTGAAGCGATCGATTCGCACGGGAGAGACGCTCCGGGGCGTCGAGTTGAACCTTCGGGCAAGGGACGGCTCCGTCGTCCCCATCGCCTCCAGCACCGCCGTAATGCGGGACGAGGAGGGAAGACCCATCGGCGGCATCTGCTCCTTCCGCGATCTCCGCGAACTGCATGCCGTTCCGTTCTCCCAGGGGCACGCGCGGGAGTTCCAGGGGATGCTGAGCAAGAACCCGAAGATGCACGAGATCTTCGACCTCATCGAAACGGTCGCCGAGTCCGACGCGAACGTCCTGATCGAGGGGGACAGCGGGACCGGCAAGGAGCTCGTGGCCCGGGCGATCCACCGTCTGAGCATCCGCGCGGGGAGACCGTTCCTGGGGGTGAATTGCGCCTCACTGAACGAGAACCTGATGGAGAGCGAGCTGTTCGGCCACGTCCGCGGGGCGTTCACCGGGGCGGTCAAGGATCGGATGGGCCGGTTCGAGATGGCGGAGGGAGGGACGCTCTTCCTCGACGAGGTTTCGGAGATCGGGCTTCACCTTCAGGCGAAGCTGCTCCGCGTCATCCAGGAGCGGGAGTATCAGCGGGTGGGCGAAACGACCGCCCGGAGGGCGAACGTCCGGATTCTCTCCGCCACGAACAAGCGCCTGAAGGAACGCATCGCGGGCGGAACGTTCCGGGACGACCTGTATTACCGTCTGAACGTCGTCTCCGTCACGCCCCCCCCGCTGCGGGAACGGAAGGAGGACATCCCGATCCTGGTCGAGCATTTCCTGTGCCGCCCGCAGGGAAACGCCGGGGGGTGCAAGCGGAGCTTCTCCCCGCTGGCCATGCAGGCGCTCCTGGAATACCCGTGGCCGGGCAACGTACGGGAGCTGGAAAACGCCGTAGAGCGGGCGAAGATCTGCTCCCGGGGAGAGGTCATCGAGGAGTCCGCCCTCCCGGCGGAGATCCGCCACCGGGGGGGGACGGTCCACCGCGGAGGCGCCTCCTCGGGGGAAAAGAGCGCGAACCTGGAAGCGGACCGCATCCGGGAAACCTTGGTCCGCTGTGCGTGGAACCGGACGGAAGCCTCGGCCCGGCTGGGAGTCAGCCGCGTCACCCTATGGCGGCGGATGAAGCAGTTG from bacterium carries:
- a CDS encoding DUF3373 domain-containing protein produces the protein MRGREAVLIAAMLLAALILPQGVRAADEEIQKKVDSLSKEVEALKQQVARSKEGKKSISDWLTIGGDYRFRVDSLSGKVPSYLSFADYMAWAMGGMVGSPAITPGATVKNETLYTNRLGLNLTAKVMKDVTFHSRLLMYKEFGSQANDASRGDFFADRIGVFDGTLGHVPSDGKVAVDQVYMTINNILGQPIWFSIGRRPSTGGIPTHFRQNNEKPGVGGVDGLLVDYAYDGLTLGYAPDIEALPGAYAKFCYGRGFQRGFHFDSSGDVKNMDMFGFIAVPYDTDPLTIYLQANHAENIIDFPVIQESTLGSLRPSTNLGDIDQFGVVVMSTLKKVGPGTLNVFASGALDKTHPNDNHPTFNGIPLSNIGLMYTGVKKSTTGNAIYLGARYDLPSKTKIGLEYNHGSKNWISFIPAADDMWTSKLGTRGNVYEVYLIQELPGLPIASYRAKSFLRIGYQYYDFDYTGSNNWVGAPVAISDVAFNPQMLTPMKSAKDLYATLEVKF
- a CDS encoding sigma 54-interacting transcriptional regulator, producing the protein MNPQEPFDSLLMESVSDGMVAISPEGKIIYANRSFLERSGCRLDEIIGKPCREVVHESICDSRCPFAEVLDTGVTADRFDVEVRGKGGEEMSACINFTPLKEGSGRVIGVVEVIRDITKLKELKDNLKRTSSMYQRERVKNRTILDNIPSGVYTVDREMKFLSFNRSLEKITGYSAEDVLGKKCSEVLRSDFCEAGCPLKRSIRTGETLRGVELNLRARDGSVVPIASSTAVMRDEEGRPIGGICSFRDLRELHAVPFSQGHAREFQGMLSKNPKMHEIFDLIETVAESDANVLIEGDSGTGKELVARAIHRLSIRAGRPFLGVNCASLNENLMESELFGHVRGAFTGAVKDRMGRFEMAEGGTLFLDEVSEIGLHLQAKLLRVIQEREYQRVGETTARRANVRILSATNKRLKERIAGGTFRDDLYYRLNVVSVTPPPLRERKEDIPILVEHFLCRPQGNAGGCKRSFSPLAMQALLEYPWPGNVRELENAVERAKICSRGEVIEESALPAEIRHRGGTVHRGGASSGEKSANLEADRIRETLVRCAWNRTEASARLGVSRVTLWRRMKQLGIGAQKL